From Methanothrix sp.:
CCGCGCCCTCCAGAAAAGCGCCACTAAGCCTTGCATTCGTCATATCCGCGTTCCTCATATCCGCCTCTGACAGATCGGATTCTGAGAAATCGACCCCACGGAGGCTGGCCGAGACCAGAGATGCCCGCATCAGGTTCGCGTGGAAAAGCATGGATGCGTCGAGCCTGGCACCATTGAGATTCGAACCGTGCAGATCTGTAAGCAGCATGCAGCACCTTCTCATATCAGCGTTTGAGAGATCCGCTTCTGAGAGATTCGATCCCGAGATGTTGGAGCGCATGACAACTACGCCGGGAAGCTTGGATCCGGTCAGGTCCGCATTCCTGATCACAGAATCCTGCATCATTGCATTCGTTAGATCCGAATATCTTATGATGGCTCCTGTCAGGTTTACCCCGGAAAGATCTGTTCTGCTCAGGTTTGTGCCTCTCAGGTCTGTGAACACTAAAGAGCATCTTCGCATATTTGTGTATGATAAATCTGCGAAAGATAGGTTTGCATACTGTATGGTGGAGCGTCTTATATCAGCGTGTGAAATAACCGATCCTGTGAAATTTGACCTGCTAAGCAAAGCTATTGTCATAGATACGTTTTTCAAAGTTGCACCTACCACTGTAGCTCCGCTCAGATCCACGCCCTGCAGATAGGATCCTGTCAGATCCACACCTGTAGCATTTACGCCTCTGAGATCGGCACGGGTGAAGAATGCGTCGCGGGCGGAAGCTCCGCTCAGATTGCATCCATCCATCTTTGTGCCGTTCAGATCAGCTCCGTCCATCGTGGCGTGGACAAGAGAGGCGCCACTGAGCCTGGCGTTCTCCATCTGGGCCTCTGTGAGATCTGCACGGCTGAAATCGCTCCCGATCAGGTCTGCGCCGATGAGCCTCGCGCCTGCGAGCCTGGCCCTGCTGAGGTTGGTGTTGTGAAGGTCTGCACCCTCGAGGTCTGCATCCGATAGATCTGCCAGGCTAAGGTTCGCATCGTATATCATGCTGTACCTCAGATAAGCTCCGCTCAGATTTGAGCCACTGAGGTCGGAGCCGTTCAGATATGTCTGGTTCAGGCTCGCACCGCTCATGTTTCGCCAGCTGAGGTTCATGTGGCTCAGATCCGCCCTGTCATGGAACGGCTGGTTTATTATTGTGCTGTCCACAGGTAGAGATCTCGGAGAGATGTTGAACCTGCGAAGCTCCACCATATCGAACATGTAAACGTTTGGGCTGTGGATTATGATGGGTATGCCATCAGGATCCGCGCCTTGGAGTATGCGCGCTGCGATCTCTCCAGCTTTCCTGCCCTGCACCTCTCCGCTGCTCAGGTTGCCCCCAACTATGCCATGCCCCAGGCACATCTTCCACACGCCATAGACAGGAACACGGCTGGCCTGCCGGAGAAGCTCGGCGCTCTCCTCATATGTGAAGACCTCGCCGGCTCGGTCTCTGTTGAAAGTCAGAAGAAGCACGAGCGCCCCAGGATCAAGCCTGGATACATTCTCACGCAGCTCATCCGCTGTCACATTATCGAGAACCTCGAAGGTCACGTTGAACTTCGGAACAACACCCTCCAGCATCCTCCTGTTTGCCCTTCCTGTTGTGGTGTTGTCGTTCACGACCACTATCTTATTCGCATCC
This genomic window contains:
- a CDS encoding pentapeptide repeat-containing protein encodes the protein MRVHLLFAVLLILLTSGTAPASEVLLLASYNPGMSWTDDVVSGVRLRLAIDAPDANLTVEYMDTKKVLLNESRMEFLKRLYSERYGDKKFDVIISSDDDAFRFLLKNRDELFPGVPVVFCGVKDFRPEMLSNLSGFTGVLLNVSIEDTIDLMLRLHPDANKIVVVNDNTTTGRANRRMLEGVVPKFNVTFEVLDNVTADELRENVSRLDPGALVLLLTFNRDRAGEVFTYEESAELLRQASRVPVYGVWKMCLGHGIVGGNLSSGEVQGRKAGEIAARILQGADPDGIPIIIHSPNVYMFDMVELRRFNISPRSLPVDSTIINQPFHDRADLSHMNLSWRNMSGASLNQTYLNGSDLSGSNLSGAYLRYSMIYDANLSLADLSDADLEGADLHNTNLSRARLAGARLIGADLIGSDFSRADLTEAQMENARLSGASLVHATMDGADLNGTKMDGCNLSGASARDAFFTRADLRGVNATGVDLTGSYLQGVDLSGATVVGATLKNVSMTIALLSRSNFTGSVISHADIRRSTIQYANLSFADLSYTNMRRCSLVFTDLRGTNLSRTDLSGVNLTGAIIRYSDLTNAMMQDSVIRNADLTGSKLPGVVVMRSNISGSNLSEADLSNADMRRCCMLLTDLHGSNLNGARLDASMLFHANLMRASLVSASLRGVDFSESDLSEADMRNADMTNARLSGAFLEGADLSGARLIGADLTQARMHDMILTRANMLGVRANWVDLRESRLAGAFLTRAELFGADLSGADLSGADLVKAYALRANLSGADLTGAKLDDADFSGAILRGARMSELVIRSVKLGQADLSGADMSGCRLEALYESNTVMRSVKMRNAILRGVMFENSDLSMADLRRIKATGVYLTNTSLAGADLRDSELYAVGFTNVDLRGAKLDGIKYDRPTLESLARQNLDGASMSDDLRRDIGRVRNEVS